In the genome of Methylomagnum ishizawai, the window CTGATGCGGGCTTCCAGCCGGGTGGTCAGCAACAAAAACCAGGGCGACGCCGTCCCGGCCAGTTTCGATTGCCACTGACCCCCGGACCCAAGGTTCTGCGGCGGTTTCCCCCCATCGCCGCCGCGAAGACACGCCTCCCTCGGGAGGCGTGTTTTTTATGGCCCGGATTTTCTCCCACAGCCCCGTAGCGGCTATGCTTGCACACACCATATCCAACGAGACCGGAACCATGAGCGATACTCCCTACGCCTGCGACCTCTGCCAATTGCCCGTGGAAACCCAGGGCTACGAAGTCTTCACCGTCCAGGGCAGGAAACGCTTCTGCTGCGAAGGCTGCCTGGGCATCTACCGGATGCTGCACGAGTCCGAAATCGTGGACGAGCCGCCCGCGGCCCCCGCCGCCTGATTGCCGCCCGCGTTCGCTGGCTCCTATAATCGCCCGCCAACGTATCCGGCCACCCGATGGTGGCCGGTCCCGACCCTCCACCCCTAGCTTATACAGAGGGACACCATGGCACATGTACATGGAGCGGCCAAAACCGCCAAAACCGCCGTCGATCACGCCGCGATGGGTCATGGCACCCAGCGCATGGCCGGGATGATGGACCACGCCGGACACATGATGGATCATGCCGGACACAGGATGGCGAGTCTGCCCCAAGCGACCGCCACCATCGCCACGGGAGCCGCCATGGCCGGCGGTGCCGTGGCCGCGACGACAACACAATCCGGGAGCAGTTTCATGAGCATTTTGGCCAAGCATCCTTTGGTGGTTTTCGGCCTAGGCGTGGCCGCGGGCTATTTCGCGCACAAGTACCGCAAGGAAATCATCGCCACCGCCCTGAAGGCCACCGAACAGGGCAAGGATTTCGTCCTGCACCAGAAGGAAAACCTGGAAGACCTGGTGGCCGAGTGCCACGAACACCAGGACGACGCCGCCGGACCGGTGGCGGACTGAGTCCACCCCCGACCTTCCTCCCATCGATCCCTAGCCGCCCCGTCCGCCATGTCGATCCAACAACACGTCGTACTCCGCCACCGTTCGGAAGGCCATCTGCGCTTCGACCTCCCCGAATCCCTGCGCACCCCCGACGCCGGCGG includes:
- a CDS encoding heavy metal translocating P-type ATPase metal-binding domain-containing protein — encoded protein: MSDTPYACDLCQLPVETQGYEVFTVQGRKRFCCEGCLGIYRMLHESEIVDEPPAAPAA